A single Lactuca sativa cultivar Salinas chromosome 8, Lsat_Salinas_v11, whole genome shotgun sequence DNA region contains:
- the LOC111919665 gene encoding uncharacterized protein LOC111919665: protein MGMGLRALPLSPAFPASNFTASKQATLTPTNSYYKFRVYSGKTEKGSKEEEDEKPKIRKQNLFESVTEALDFSQVRSAEDAQLIEDARLATKSGEKMNREQYGALRRKIGGTYKDFFKSYVEVDGEYVEEGWVDKTCKVCKKDTRNEPRQVDKLGRYVHVACLDKPKSGNFFTRLFSG, encoded by the exons ATGGGGATGGGGTTAAGGGCTCTTCCCTTATCACCTGCTTTTCCTGCTTCTAACTTCACTGCTTCAAAACAAGCCACCCTCACTCCCACCAATTCTTACTACAAATTCAGAGTTTATTCAGGGAAAACAGAGAAGGGtagcaaagaagaagaagatgaaaagcCCAAAATAAGGAAGCAGAATTTGTTTGAAAGTGTTACAGAAGCTCTGGATTTTTCTCAGGTTAGATCAGCTGAAGATGCACAGCTTATTGAGGATGCTCGGTTAGCAACCAAATCAGGAGAGAAAATGAACAGGGAACAG TATGGCGCTCTTCGGAGAAAGATTGGAGGGACGTATAAAGATTTCTTCAAATCTTATGTTGAAG TTGATGGTGAATATGTAGAAGAAGGGTGGGTTGATAAAACATGTAAAGTGTGCAAGAAAGACACGAGGAATGAGCCAAGGCAAGTGGACAAGCTTGGAAGATATGTTCATGTCGCATGCTTGGACAAGCCTAAATCTGGAAATTTTTTTACTAGGCTTTTTTCTGGTTAA
- the LOC111919666 gene encoding mini-chromosome maintenance complex-binding protein, whose amino-acid sequence MVGRQYDCLVNPLGAVRFTFEKAVTSGTDPASLDRNDWGVADLFREFLFDNDGISQVPILTPSTVHRVQPNTLVRFRGMIQDMLGNEFYVGAYKNEETWNTNKFTDVSQFAMDPSADMRVWERRLLYCVPVPGLNSWADSTSDGAVITSTNSPSAIREKRQRDTCPVSTEVEMQDASNELPNSPRAKKMREGESLMTEETDCGRPTVSDVDFRNKFSCLVKIYDSPESDLKLNDVFEFIGVLTFDTEVKNDNNELEDELVNLPPSKVPRLHCLVHRKLSVTDMVFKSPTMEPKPHLVKGIRESLLHYLKVVLGDDELAAHFMLLHLLSKVHSRVDSFAVGKLSLNLTSLDKSSISVFGNRISNAIKTLLPFTHHMPLTVEYLNTASLAPVKDYETNRLVSGALQCAEGSHFMIDETSLQAGVLNSNGVENTRLLKDLMEFQKVEYDFKYYKMNMDADVQILVLSEAKSNILPADLIVPFHPSSVGPLGDVGEETLNEWRWYLATLRSSPHSIETEMQKVVEDDMVAARQVDRSLGSEDFSRWLTMGRLMSLSFGETCLSHQHWQMVKEMERLRKERLQ is encoded by the exons ATGGTGGGACGTCAGTACGATTGCTTGGTGAACCCTCTTGGGGCTGTCCGATTCACTTTTGAGAAGGCGGTGACATCTGGTACAGATCCGGCTTCTTTGGACCGCAATGATTGGGGCGTCGCCGATCTCTTCCGGGAGTTTCTTTTTGACAACGATGGCATCAGTCAG GTCCCGATACTAACTCCATCAACTGTTCATCGGGTTCAACCAAACACTTTAGTTCGCTTCCGTGGAATGATTCAAGACATGCTGGGTAACGAATTCTATGTTGGTGCTTATAAG AACGAAGAGACATGGAACACCAACAAGTTTACAGATGTCTCTCAATTTGCCATGGATCCTTCTGCTGATATGCGTGTCTGGGAACGTCGTCTTCTTTACTGTGTTCCT GTCCCTGGCCTGAATTCATGGGCAGATTCTACTTCTGATGGTGCTGTAATTACATCCACAAATTCCCCATCAGCAATCAGAGAAAAGAGACAAAGGGATACCTGTCCTGTTTCCACAGAGGTGGAAATGCAA GATGCAAGCAATGAGCTGCCAAATTCTCCACGTGCAAAGAAGATG CGGGAAGGTGAATCTCTCATGACTGAGGAAACAGACTGTGGTAGACCTACAGTGTCTGATGTCGATTTCAGAAATAAGTTTTCATGTTTAGTCAAG ATATACGACTCTCCAGAGTCTGATTTAAAGCTAAATGATGTGTTTGAGTTCATTGGTGTCCTTACGTTTGACACTGAAGTTAAAAATGATAATAATGAACTGGAAGATGAATTAGTCAACTTACCTCCTAGCAAGGTGCCGCGTCTTCATTGTCTTGTACACAGAAAGCTTTCAGTTACTGACATGGTCTTTAAGTCCCCAACAATGGAG CCAAAACCCCATTTGGTGAAAGGAATACGGGAATCCTTGTTGCACTACCTTAAAGTAGTTCTTGGTGATGATGAGTTAGCAGCTCATTTTATGTTATTGCATTTATTGTCAAAG GTTCATTCAAGGGTAGACTCATTTGCTGTAGGGAAGCTATCACTTAACCTTACAAGTTTAGACAAGTCAAGTATATCTGTTTTTGGTAACCGAATCAGCAATGCAATAAAGACCCTTTTACCCTTCACTCATCATATGCCTCTCACAGTTGAATATCTCAACACTGCTTCACTTGCACCAGTAAAAGATTACGAAACAAACAG ACTTGTGAGTGGGGCTTTACAGTGTGCAGAGGGGTCACATTTTATGATAGACGAGACATCATTACAAGCAGGGGTATTGAATAGTAATGGTGTTGAAAACACAAGATTGCTCAAGGATTTGATGGAATTTCAAAAGGTGGAATATGATTTTAAATATTACAAAATGAATATGGATGCAGATGTTCAAATATTGGTACTTTCAGAAGCAAAATCAAACATTCTACCAGCTGATTTAATTGTCCCTTTTCATCCTTCTTCTGTGGGTCCCTTGGGTGACGTGGGTGAAGAAACATTGAAtgaatggagatggtatttggcTACTCTTAGATCATCACCACATTCTATTGAAACAGAAATGCAAAAG gtggtggaaGATGATATGGTTGCAGCTAGGCAAGTTGATAGGAGCCTGGGAAGTGAAGATTTTAGCAG GTGGCTTACAATGGGGCGTTTGATGTCATTGAGCTTTGGGGAGACATGTTTATCACATCAACACTGGCAAATGGTGAAAGAAATGGAAAGGTTAAGAAAAGAGAGGCTCCAATGA